From a region of the Pseudanabaena sp. ABRG5-3 genome:
- a CDS encoding CPBP family intramembrane glutamic endopeptidase yields MNAKSLLLSILSLLSVFFIFLTLQASWNNPQEQTKLDLLQTDLILQATQVTNPAQENSVGDLFQSLISDGNTQDLYTQSLRSYQEVLQANKSALDRLSLNIKDETDNSQSLSKQYQKKLNNVLEISVRTGLLQVQTGDIQGAIATWASVKELEGESLTSYGLTAQILQGLWSEPTTLFPNAETQLRHTLNGWYRKVALAKVYEAQQRQEKLPELEKQAQIEVNAAINRLVIINSIPLIGGGFGVLVWLGLLVQWIFFRKSSPFYTHIQTDGEQTSHEINWQVPWGIGTTWEVMVLWFTAFCLMTQFVLPVIFELLGIESRASEDFTLQSLLVLLPYTLSVIPMLPILSTSLADYRPLPEGWFRFKITSPQWILWGIGGYFAAVPLVLIASVISQKFLQGQGGGNPLLPILIESQNVLPKFLLWTTLAIAAPFFEEYLFRGFLLPSLTKFLPVWGAIALSGFLFALAHLNLADIIPLSVLGIVMGFVYWRSKNLLSSMLLHCLWNSGSFLALIALGGK; encoded by the coding sequence TTGAATGCAAAGTCATTACTGTTAAGTATTCTCAGCTTATTATCTGTTTTTTTTATTTTCCTCACGTTACAAGCAAGTTGGAACAATCCACAGGAACAGACAAAATTAGATTTATTGCAAACAGATTTAATTTTGCAAGCCACACAGGTTACAAATCCAGCACAAGAGAATTCAGTTGGGGATCTATTCCAATCCTTAATTAGCGATGGTAATACGCAGGATCTCTATACACAATCCCTCAGAAGTTACCAAGAAGTCTTACAGGCAAATAAATCTGCACTCGATCGCTTATCTCTAAACATCAAAGATGAAACGGATAATTCCCAGTCTCTATCCAAACAATACCAAAAGAAACTAAACAATGTCCTTGAAATTAGTGTGCGGACAGGATTGCTACAAGTCCAAACTGGCGACATTCAAGGGGCGATCGCTACATGGGCAAGTGTCAAAGAACTAGAGGGAGAATCCCTAACTAGCTATGGATTAACTGCCCAAATTTTGCAAGGATTATGGTCAGAACCGACCACGTTATTCCCTAATGCTGAAACTCAACTGCGGCATACCCTGAATGGCTGGTATCGTAAAGTTGCTCTTGCTAAGGTATATGAAGCCCAACAAAGACAAGAGAAGTTACCTGAACTTGAAAAACAAGCACAAATAGAAGTTAATGCGGCAATTAACCGCCTAGTTATTATTAATTCTATTCCTCTAATTGGCGGTGGTTTTGGTGTTTTAGTTTGGTTGGGCTTACTAGTTCAATGGATTTTCTTTCGCAAATCCTCTCCCTTCTATACCCACATTCAAACTGATGGCGAACAAACTTCTCATGAAATCAATTGGCAAGTGCCTTGGGGAATAGGAACAACTTGGGAAGTAATGGTTTTATGGTTTACTGCCTTTTGTTTAATGACTCAGTTTGTTCTACCTGTAATCTTTGAGCTATTAGGGATTGAATCTAGAGCCAGTGAAGATTTTACCTTGCAATCTTTACTAGTCCTGCTTCCCTATACGCTCTCAGTTATACCTATGCTCCCAATTTTAAGCACCAGCCTTGCAGACTATCGTCCCTTACCCGAAGGTTGGTTTCGCTTTAAAATTACTTCGCCGCAATGGATTCTATGGGGAATTGGTGGATATTTTGCCGCAGTTCCCCTAGTCTTAATCGCTTCTGTGATTAGCCAGAAATTCCTTCAAGGTCAAGGTGGTGGCAATCCTCTATTACCAATCTTGATTGAGAGCCAAAATGTTTTACCTAAGTTCCTGCTTTGGACAACTCTAGCGATCGCTGCCCCCTTCTTTGAGGAATATCTATTTCGAGGATTTCTATTACCTTCACTGACCAAGTTTTTACCAGTTTGGGGTGCGATCGCTTTGAGTGGTTTTTTGTTTGCTTTAGCCCATTTAAATCTCGCCGATATTATTCCCCTGAGTGTTTTGGGAATTGTGATGGGTTTTGTCTACTGGCGCTCTAAAAATCTACTCTCATCAATGCTCTTACATTGCCTCTGGAATAGTGGTAGTTTTCTTGCCCTGATTGCCCTTGGCGGTAAATAG
- the sugE gene encoding quaternary ammonium compound efflux SMR transporter SugE produces the protein MDWINLIIAGLLEVVWASSLRYTDGFTKPIPSLITIASLAASFILLAQALKTLPVGTGYAVWTGIGVVGTAIVGSIFLGEPRDLQRFICISLIVCGIVGLRFTGSK, from the coding sequence ATGGATTGGATTAATTTAATTATTGCGGGACTATTGGAAGTTGTTTGGGCGAGTAGCTTGAGATATACCGATGGCTTTACGAAGCCGATACCGAGTCTGATTACGATTGCCTCGCTTGCGGCTAGTTTCATCCTTCTTGCCCAAGCCTTAAAAACCTTACCCGTTGGCACAGGCTATGCCGTATGGACAGGTATTGGTGTCGTCGGAACTGCGATCGTTGGTTCTATATTTTTAGGAGAGCCGCGAGACCTACAACGATTTATCTGTATCAGCTTGATTGTTTGCGGAATTGTCGGTTTGCGATTTACAGGATCGAAATGA
- a CDS encoding heavy metal translocating P-type ATPase, producing MTQSIKTSNSQSSSLALTIAGMKCAGCVAVVEKRLLACEGVKAASVNLLTEKATVVYSDEAAPQDFVPQLIEAIAKAGFSAEFIDQSDRQSKLKSPNAPVPQTLWFGISQEVAIPASLVILAIVGHLGLIGVVDLPLLGNMYAHWIVSTVALGWVGRPIWWDGLKSLWYRAPNMNSLVGLGTISAYLASTIALYVPQLGWQCFFEEPVMLLGFVLLGQALLERAKGKASNAIRALMELQPASARLLVNSNDGEIQVPIAVEDLQVGDRIVVWAGEKIPVDGEIIAGSSSVDESMLTGESMPVAKQLGSRVTGATLNLTGAITVQVLQTGADTTLARIVSLVESSQASKAPIQYLADRVAGYFAYSVMAISALTFLIWYGLLHAEIVFSLRLAIAVLVVACPCALGLATPTAIMVGTGMGAEKGILIKGGASLEKIDQLSAVVFDKTGTLTTGKPEVTDVITNDLIVFGNRMIDQTTFKSLIDREVPTSALRVLQLAASAEVGANHILGAATIAKAKELNIELLPTQSSQIVAGCGVEALLTTGETILVGNATWLSDRQVTIPSEILDRSQQLAQLGKTPIFVAVDTQLLGIIAIRDRLKPEALEVVRQIEAMGLQVWMLTGDRQETAIAIANQLGIPAERAIAEVKPDGKADAILKLLAAGQRVAMVGDGVNDAPALASATVGIALSSGTDVAMETADIVLMRNGLSDVVPAIELSRATFNKIRQNLFWAFAYNTLAIPIAAGILYPSFGISLNPTIAGLAMALSSVSVVMSSLSLRARN from the coding sequence GTGACTCAATCAATAAAAACCAGTAACTCACAATCTAGCTCTCTAGCTTTGACGATCGCAGGTATGAAATGCGCGGGCTGTGTAGCAGTTGTGGAAAAGCGTTTGCTTGCCTGTGAAGGGGTCAAGGCAGCAAGTGTAAATTTACTGACTGAGAAAGCAACTGTAGTCTATAGCGATGAAGCTGCACCACAGGATTTTGTCCCGCAGTTAATTGAAGCGATCGCGAAGGCAGGATTTTCGGCAGAGTTTATTGATCAAAGCGATCGCCAGTCAAAGCTTAAATCTCCCAATGCTCCTGTTCCACAAACTCTATGGTTTGGCATTAGTCAAGAAGTAGCCATTCCTGCATCGTTAGTAATTTTGGCGATCGTCGGACATTTGGGCTTAATCGGGGTGGTGGATCTACCGCTCTTGGGCAATATGTATGCCCATTGGATCGTTTCAACGGTAGCTCTCGGCTGGGTTGGTCGCCCGATCTGGTGGGACGGATTGAAATCACTGTGGTATCGCGCCCCAAATATGAACTCCTTAGTGGGACTAGGCACGATTTCTGCCTATTTGGCAAGCACGATCGCTTTATATGTACCGCAGCTAGGTTGGCAATGCTTCTTTGAAGAACCTGTCATGCTTTTGGGGTTTGTGCTGTTAGGACAAGCACTCCTAGAAAGAGCTAAGGGGAAAGCCTCCAATGCTATTCGCGCACTCATGGAGTTGCAACCTGCGAGTGCCAGATTACTCGTCAATTCCAACGATGGCGAGATTCAAGTCCCGATCGCTGTGGAAGATTTGCAAGTTGGCGATCGCATCGTGGTTTGGGCTGGTGAAAAAATCCCTGTCGATGGCGAAATTATTGCGGGTAGTTCTAGCGTCGATGAGTCAATGCTCACAGGGGAATCGATGCCTGTGGCGAAACAATTAGGCTCAAGGGTCACAGGAGCCACTCTCAATTTGACGGGAGCGATTACTGTCCAAGTTTTGCAAACTGGTGCAGATACGACCTTAGCGCGGATTGTGTCACTGGTGGAGTCATCACAGGCAAGTAAAGCGCCAATTCAGTACTTAGCTGATCGCGTAGCTGGCTATTTCGCCTACTCGGTGATGGCAATCTCAGCACTCACCTTTCTCATTTGGTATGGATTGCTTCATGCGGAAATCGTGTTTAGTTTGCGCTTGGCGATCGCGGTTTTAGTAGTAGCTTGTCCCTGTGCCTTGGGCTTAGCCACACCGACAGCGATCATGGTCGGCACGGGTATGGGCGCAGAAAAAGGAATTTTAATCAAGGGTGGGGCAAGTCTAGAAAAAATAGATCAATTATCCGCCGTTGTTTTTGATAAAACGGGGACTTTGACAACGGGCAAGCCTGAAGTGACAGATGTGATTACCAATGATTTGATTGTGTTTGGCAACAGAATGATCGATCAAACCACTTTTAAAAGCCTGATTGATCGGGAAGTTCCAACCTCGGCTCTCCGAGTTTTACAACTAGCTGCTAGTGCTGAAGTTGGGGCAAATCATATCCTTGGCGCAGCAACGATCGCTAAGGCAAAAGAGCTAAACATTGAGCTACTACCCACCCAATCCTCCCAAATTGTTGCTGGTTGCGGTGTGGAAGCTTTACTGACAACTGGTGAAACGATTCTGGTGGGTAATGCTACATGGTTAAGCGATCGCCAAGTGACAATTCCTAGTGAAATTTTAGATCGATCGCAACAGTTAGCCCAGTTAGGCAAGACTCCCATTTTCGTGGCAGTTGATACTCAACTCTTGGGGATAATTGCTATTCGCGATCGCCTCAAACCCGAAGCTCTTGAAGTTGTACGTCAAATTGAAGCAATGGGTTTACAGGTGTGGATGCTCACAGGCGATCGTCAAGAAACAGCGATCGCGATCGCCAATCAGTTAGGTATTCCTGCCGAAAGAGCGATCGCGGAAGTGAAACCTGATGGCAAAGCTGATGCAATTCTCAAATTACTCGCAGCAGGTCAGCGTGTGGCGATGGTTGGCGATGGGGTCAATGATGCCCCTGCCCTCGCCAGTGCCACTGTTGGTATTGCCCTCAGTTCAGGAACCGATGTGGCAATGGAAACTGCGGATATTGTATTAATGCGTAATGGTTTGAGTGATGTTGTCCCTGCGATCGAACTCAGTCGTGCCACCTTCAACAAAATTCGCCAAAATCTATTTTGGGCATTTGCCTATAACACTCTCGCGATTCCCATTGCCGCAGGTATTCTCTATCCCAGTTTTGGCATCTCTCTCAATCCCACGATCGCAGGTTTAGCGATGGCACTTAGTTCCGTCAGCGTTGTGATGAGTTCACTCTCATTGAGAGCTAGAAATTAG
- a CDS encoding MBL fold metallo-hydrolase codes for MSISDSEFSIHFWGVRGSIATPGPSTVRYGGNTPCVEMRCHGKRLIFDGGTGIRVLGQHLLKQMPIEASIFFTHSHWDHVQGFPFFTPAFIKGNLFKIYGKIAPTGQTMQERLEEQMHHPNFPVPLRVMASCLKFFDVEVPSVIEVGNGVTVESGLLNHPGEATGYRVSVGDRSAVYATDTEHFHDRIDENLVHLARNADVLIMDATYSDEEYWSASSPKIGWGHSTWQEAIKVAEAANVKTLVIFHHDPLHSDEQLDEFEGFAKEKFAGAVMAREGMCISIPIRTDAKPLVKV; via the coding sequence ATGTCCATTTCTGACAGCGAGTTTTCTATTCATTTTTGGGGTGTACGCGGAAGCATAGCCACCCCCGGTCCAAGCACGGTGCGCTACGGTGGGAACACTCCCTGTGTAGAAATGCGTTGCCACGGCAAAAGGCTGATTTTTGATGGGGGAACGGGGATTAGAGTCTTAGGGCAGCACTTACTGAAGCAGATGCCCATTGAAGCCAGCATTTTTTTCACCCATAGTCATTGGGATCATGTTCAGGGATTTCCCTTTTTTACACCTGCTTTTATTAAAGGAAATCTTTTTAAAATCTACGGCAAAATTGCTCCCACGGGACAAACAATGCAGGAACGCCTAGAGGAGCAAATGCACCATCCGAATTTTCCTGTGCCACTACGAGTAATGGCTTCCTGTCTAAAATTTTTTGATGTGGAAGTCCCCAGTGTAATTGAGGTAGGGAATGGCGTAACGGTTGAGTCAGGATTGCTCAATCATCCAGGGGAGGCGACAGGATATCGAGTTAGCGTTGGCGATCGCTCGGCAGTTTATGCCACGGACACTGAGCATTTTCATGATCGCATTGATGAAAATCTTGTCCATCTAGCGCGCAATGCTGATGTTTTGATCATGGATGCAACCTATTCTGATGAAGAGTATTGGTCAGCCTCAAGTCCTAAAATTGGCTGGGGACACTCGACATGGCAAGAGGCAATCAAGGTGGCTGAGGCTGCAAATGTCAAAACCCTAGTCATTTTTCATCACGACCCTTTACATAGTGATGAGCAACTAGACGAGTTTGAGGGTTTTGCTAAGGAAAAATTTGCAGGAGCCGTAATGGCAAGGGAAGGGATGTGTATTTCTATTCCTATTCGCACCGATGCCAAACCCTTAGTTAAAGTTTAA
- a CDS encoding type III polyketide synthase, whose translation MYTVLEAIATANPPYKRTQTEAADFMLQTESLSAAIRKRIPAIYANSGIDYRYSCIPDYGGDLQNFELYPPNWELKPTPTTFSRNQIYATYAPKLAIQAAEQAIAQTKLTAQEITHLIVVSCTGFSAPGIDMHLIKQLGLPYTIARTMIGFMGCHAAFNGLKAAHAICQSDRHAKVLLVCVELCSLHFQVADTLENTIINAIFADGAAAAILASHPFAEAEGKLAYTDGCSLLIENTEELMNWTIGDTGFLMGLSPKVPEVVAAYLPNYLQTFLNKHHLTQNNLDFWAIHPGGRKIIEQIQSIFALSDRMVADSYNVLRQYGNMSSPTVLFILKEILAKHQAGISDRSNSTFHHGIALAFGPGLSIEGCLFQKV comes from the coding sequence ATGTATACAGTTTTAGAAGCGATCGCAACTGCCAACCCACCTTACAAGCGCACCCAGACTGAAGCTGCCGACTTTATGTTACAAACCGAAAGTTTATCGGCAGCCATTAGAAAAAGAATTCCTGCGATTTATGCAAACTCAGGTATTGACTATCGCTATAGCTGTATTCCCGACTATGGCGGCGATCTTCAGAATTTTGAACTCTATCCCCCGAATTGGGAACTCAAACCTACGCCAACCACCTTTAGTCGTAATCAGATATATGCAACCTATGCGCCAAAACTAGCTATACAGGCAGCCGAACAAGCGATCGCACAGACAAAACTTACTGCTCAAGAGATTACGCATCTAATCGTCGTCAGTTGCACAGGTTTTTCGGCTCCGGGGATAGATATGCACTTAATTAAGCAATTGGGGCTGCCCTATACGATCGCCCGCACGATGATTGGATTTATGGGTTGTCATGCGGCTTTTAATGGTTTAAAAGCTGCTCATGCTATTTGCCAAAGCGATCGCCATGCCAAAGTCCTATTAGTTTGCGTTGAGTTATGTTCCTTGCATTTCCAAGTAGCTGATACCCTTGAAAATACAATTATCAATGCCATTTTTGCCGATGGTGCAGCAGCAGCGATTCTTGCTTCCCATCCATTTGCGGAAGCAGAGGGAAAGCTTGCCTATACCGATGGATGTAGTCTCTTAATTGAAAATACAGAAGAGTTAATGAACTGGACAATTGGTGATACAGGATTTCTGATGGGCTTATCACCAAAGGTTCCAGAAGTAGTTGCGGCTTATTTGCCTAATTATTTACAAACGTTCTTAAATAAACACCATCTTACGCAAAACAATCTTGATTTTTGGGCAATTCATCCAGGGGGTAGAAAAATCATTGAGCAAATCCAATCAATTTTTGCCTTAAGCGATCGCATGGTTGCTGATTCCTATAATGTTCTGCGGCAATATGGCAATATGAGTTCGCCAACGGTTCTATTTATTCTCAAAGAGATATTAGCCAAACATCAAGCAGGAATTAGCGATCGCTCTAACTCTACTTTTCATCATGGAATTGCCTTAGCCTTTGGCCCGGGGCTATCTATTGAAGGTTGTTTATTTCAGAAAGTCTAA
- a CDS encoding methyltransferase domain-containing protein, with translation MPSFQIRTDQDELMDDFTIQDERLTDALEQLRPINQLLGGYATTMEIIAPFLRSKSRSQSNQTIRILDLGTGIGDFPEYIVRWAAAQSPVINVEVVAIDANPVTVDYARSALQKRLPSNLQTKIKVEVTDALALPYADGEFDIAIAAMFLHHFAHENAVQIVRSMQRVSKHGILINDLHRHPFAYYGIYALTRLLPAVDMVRNDAPLSVLRGFKSPELKSIAASAGLSNFSLKWRYAFRWVLSTVVNLPL, from the coding sequence ATGCCTTCATTTCAAATCCGCACCGATCAAGATGAATTGATGGATGATTTCACAATTCAGGATGAACGCCTAACGGATGCTTTAGAACAACTGCGCCCAATTAATCAATTATTGGGTGGCTATGCGACCACGATGGAAATTATTGCGCCTTTTTTGAGATCAAAATCGCGATCGCAATCAAATCAAACGATCCGCATTCTTGATTTAGGTACAGGTATTGGCGATTTTCCCGAATATATTGTGCGGTGGGCAGCAGCGCAATCCCCTGTGATTAATGTCGAGGTTGTGGCGATCGATGCAAATCCTGTAACGGTGGACTATGCCCGTTCCGCCTTACAAAAGCGTTTACCGTCAAACTTGCAAACAAAAATCAAAGTGGAAGTTACTGATGCTCTGGCATTACCCTATGCTGATGGTGAGTTTGACATTGCGATCGCCGCTATGTTTTTACATCACTTCGCCCATGAGAATGCTGTGCAAATTGTGCGATCGATGCAACGTGTATCTAAACATGGAATTCTAATCAATGATTTACATCGCCATCCCTTTGCCTATTACGGCATCTATGCCCTCACAAGGCTATTGCCTGCGGTAGATATGGTGCGGAATGATGCACCACTTTCTGTTTTGCGCGGCTTCAAATCTCCTGAACTAAAAAGCATCGCCGCATCCGCAGGTCTAAGCAATTTTTCTCTCAAGTGGCGCTATGCCTTTCGTTGGGTATTAAGCACAGTGGTAAATCTTCCTTTATGA
- a CDS encoding IS630 transposase-related protein, protein MAPYSLDLRQKIVATYEAGNTSIREVAKQFQVATKTVQTLLNQYRETGELNHKPLGSQIKSPLEAHREKILKIATEHPDWTLWQYCEEVAEQTGVSVTTGSMCRFFQRHNITLKKRPIAMKR, encoded by the coding sequence ATGGCACCTTACTCACTAGATCTTAGGCAAAAGATCGTAGCAACCTACGAAGCAGGAAATACATCGATTCGTGAAGTAGCTAAGCAATTTCAAGTCGCGACAAAAACAGTGCAAACACTGCTGAATCAATACCGAGAGACAGGAGAACTAAACCACAAACCATTAGGGAGTCAAATCAAAAGTCCGCTCGAAGCCCATCGAGAGAAAATCCTCAAAATTGCGACAGAGCATCCAGATTGGACACTATGGCAGTACTGTGAGGAAGTAGCAGAACAAACAGGAGTATCAGTGACCACGGGCAGTATGTGCCGATTTTTCCAGAGGCATAACATCACGCTAAAAAAAAGACCTATCGCCATGAAAAGGTAA
- a CDS encoding type II toxin-antitoxin system Phd/YefM family antitoxin, with protein MNAVSYVEAQSNLAKMIDQVCDNHDPVVITRHQQPSAVLLSLEDYESLAETAYLLKSRNNAKRIFEAIAELESGGGTVRELIE; from the coding sequence ATGAACGCAGTTTCTTATGTTGAGGCACAGAGCAATTTAGCAAAAATGATCGATCAGGTATGTGACAATCATGATCCAGTAGTCATAACACGCCATCAACAACCATCCGCAGTGCTTCTATCACTTGAAGATTATGAATCTCTGGCAGAAACTGCTTACCTTTTAAAAAGTCGTAATAATGCTAAACGAATTTTTGAGGCGATCGCTGAATTAGAATCTGGTGGAGGCACTGTACGGGAGCTAATCGAGTGA
- a CDS encoding Txe/YoeB family addiction module toxin, producing the protein MKLIFSERAWEDYLYWQKTDKKILNRINSLIKDIQRDPYSGIGKPEALKHGLSGYWSRRIDDEHRILYKVEDDALLLVQIRYHY; encoded by the coding sequence GTGAAGCTTATTTTTTCAGAACGTGCTTGGGAAGATTATCTTTACTGGCAAAAAACAGACAAAAAAATATTGAATCGAATTAATAGTCTGATTAAGGATATTCAACGAGATCCATACAGTGGTATTGGCAAGCCAGAAGCCTTAAAACATGGATTGTCGGGATATTGGTCTAGGCGTATTGATGATGAGCATAGGATTCTTTACAAGGTTGAAGATGATGCACTTTTATTAGTTCAGATTCGTTATCACTATTAG
- a CDS encoding NAD(P)/FAD-dependent oxidoreductase: protein MNYDAIAIGAGLSGCSAAIQLAKLGYRVLLLEQSHYPVHKLCGEFLSVEVTAAFANLGILEQVHKVGAHPIHRAYLTTSSGASFRSPLPSTALGLSRYQLDLMLFERAKDLNVTCIDNTKVTGVTGNLAEGFQVSTTKGEFSGRLVLGAFGKRSALDRTLNRQFIAERSPWVAYKGHFTGIDIGDVIELHSFPNGYCGLSQIETGEINVCWIAHERVMKEPIHKDLGIPESLAKNPVLADRFLNMQRVSPSLQGLSQISFALKENFYHDICMIGDTAGMITPLCGDGMAMALRSAEIAVPFVSQFLEQQISEIAFKQQYAIAWQKEFQMRLQLGRIMHNCFVQPPLANMGVSLCQMVPALGNWIIGATRGKPQQLLKTDFASNALT, encoded by the coding sequence ATGAATTATGACGCGATCGCGATTGGTGCTGGGCTATCGGGCTGTAGTGCTGCCATTCAACTAGCAAAACTTGGTTATCGGGTATTACTGCTAGAGCAGAGCCATTATCCCGTACATAAACTCTGTGGAGAGTTTCTTTCCGTTGAAGTTACCGCAGCATTTGCGAACTTAGGCATATTGGAACAGGTTCACAAAGTCGGCGCACATCCGATTCATCGTGCTTATTTGACTACCTCTAGCGGTGCATCCTTTCGGAGTCCATTGCCTAGCACTGCTCTCGGTCTTAGTCGCTATCAACTAGATCTGATGCTATTTGAACGTGCCAAGGATTTGAATGTTACTTGCATCGACAATACTAAGGTTACGGGCGTTACAGGAAATCTCGCAGAGGGATTTCAGGTTAGTACTACTAAAGGAGAATTCTCTGGACGCTTAGTATTGGGAGCATTTGGGAAAAGATCTGCCCTCGATCGCACGCTCAATCGTCAATTTATTGCCGAGCGATCGCCTTGGGTTGCCTATAAAGGACATTTCACAGGAATTGATATTGGTGATGTGATCGAATTGCATAGCTTCCCCAATGGCTATTGTGGATTGTCACAAATTGAAACGGGGGAAATCAATGTTTGTTGGATTGCCCATGAACGAGTGATGAAAGAGCCAATTCATAAGGATTTAGGTATTCCTGAATCCCTAGCGAAAAACCCTGTACTAGCCGATCGCTTCCTGAACATGCAGCGAGTTTCGCCTTCTCTACAGGGCTTAAGCCAGATTAGCTTTGCGCTTAAAGAGAACTTTTATCATGATATTTGTATGATTGGCGATACGGCGGGCATGATTACGCCGCTTTGTGGTGATGGCATGGCGATGGCTCTACGTTCAGCCGAAATCGCAGTTCCCTTCGTTAGTCAATTTCTCGAACAGCAAATTAGTGAGATCGCCTTTAAGCAACAATATGCGATCGCATGGCAAAAGGAATTTCAAATGCGCTTACAACTGGGGCGAATCATGCACAATTGCTTTGTGCAGCCACCCCTTGCGAATATGGGCGTGAGTCTATGTCAGATGGTTCCTGCATTAGGCAATTGGATTATCGGCGCAACTCGTGGGAAACCCCAGCAATTACTCAAAACTGATTTTGCGAGTAATGCGCTCACCTAA
- a CDS encoding MFS transporter: MSIAPSSNPASNQIRWLQVWSLASVQGAISLTWIAYGVYLPKFIEQVFAYPTSQAQQFAGLLLVIESAIAVIVEPLFGGLSDRWQRWYSSRMPLIVAGVIGSTALFIALPAVVVFGGSNEIVRLILPSLAVLWAMVMATFRSPVICLLASFAGATQLPLAGSVLTLVGGFVGSIRPLATSFILGLGAPATFAIASFTLLAGVAGLRSAMIYIPKNLNPALENAEPFKIRDFLSNLAIVMFVGGAIGLGMRLLMGDVLPRTLKADLTGLTGLSFEVLMGSALITQALLAVGTGNISKFIDNKRLMIFSLGGIAAGLGLLAGGYGAIASLIIILLILGFLSAVNNGMVAFALTMVPKALGGLTVGTFFGGLSGAIAIFGYLVPKSSEMLSTSNAILLTAIAFLLAGAGIALGERITRKISFE; encoded by the coding sequence ATGTCGATCGCACCATCATCAAATCCAGCATCTAATCAAATACGTTGGTTGCAAGTGTGGAGTCTTGCCTCAGTGCAGGGGGCAATCTCTCTGACTTGGATTGCCTATGGGGTGTACTTGCCCAAGTTTATCGAGCAGGTGTTTGCTTACCCCACTAGCCAAGCCCAACAATTTGCAGGGTTGCTATTGGTGATCGAAAGTGCGATCGCGGTAATTGTCGAGCCATTATTTGGGGGACTGTCTGATCGCTGGCAGCGTTGGTATAGCTCACGGATGCCCTTGATTGTGGCGGGAGTCATTGGCTCAACCGCTTTATTTATTGCCCTTCCTGCCGTTGTCGTTTTTGGTGGTTCCAATGAAATTGTTCGCTTAATCTTGCCTAGTCTTGCAGTTTTGTGGGCAATGGTAATGGCAACCTTTCGCAGTCCCGTTATTTGTTTGTTAGCCAGCTTTGCAGGGGCTACTCAATTACCGCTTGCAGGTAGTGTTTTAACCTTAGTCGGTGGTTTTGTTGGTTCGATTCGCCCCTTGGCAACTAGCTTTATTTTGGGACTGGGCGCACCCGCTACCTTTGCGATCGCCTCATTTACTTTGCTCGCAGGTGTTGCAGGTTTACGCAGTGCGATGATCTATATTCCCAAAAATCTCAATCCTGCTTTAGAAAATGCGGAACCATTCAAGATTAGAGATTTCTTGAGCAATTTAGCGATCGTGATGTTCGTAGGTGGAGCGATCGGTTTAGGAATGCGCTTGCTGATGGGGGATGTATTACCCCGCACCCTCAAAGCAGATCTTACAGGACTTACAGGTTTATCTTTTGAAGTCTTAATGGGGTCAGCATTAATTACTCAAGCTCTATTAGCGGTCGGTACTGGTAATATCTCCAAATTTATCGATAACAAACGCTTGATGATCTTTAGTTTAGGTGGGATTGCAGCGGGACTAGGTTTGCTAGCAGGTGGCTATGGCGCGATCGCTTCCCTGATTATTATTTTGCTGATATTAGGATTCCTCAGTGCTGTAAATAATGGCATGGTTGCCTTTGCGCTAACAATGGTTCCCAAGGCACTCGGTGGATTAACCGTCGGAACATTCTTTGGCGGATTGTCAGGGGCGATCGCTATATTTGGTTATCTCGTTCCCAAATCCTCAGAGATGCTCTCCACCTCAAATGCGATTTTACTAACAGCGATCGCTTTTCTCCTTGCAGGTGCAGGCATTGCCTTAGGTGAGCGCATTACTCGCAAAATCAGTTTTGAGTAA